Proteins from a single region of Chryseobacterium sp. T16E-39:
- a CDS encoding DUF456 domain-containing protein translates to MDTTLINILCLVLLILGIAGTFLPVLPGLVLSLAGLLIYKFGTDADLSMLYIWIFVILTVASAVLNYVIPARTNKKYGGTKWGSIGSVVGTIAGMFIPIPLGFLIGMFAGVFIGELLHDSKDMDKALKSTKGAFIGFIYGTGFSFVIGVAMFLVVVLNMLDYI, encoded by the coding sequence ATGGATACAACATTAATTAATATTCTCTGTCTTGTTTTATTAATTTTAGGAATTGCGGGAACCTTCCTTCCCGTTTTACCAGGCCTTGTTCTGAGTCTGGCTGGCCTTTTAATTTATAAATTTGGTACAGATGCCGATTTATCAATGCTTTATATCTGGATTTTCGTTATTCTTACTGTTGCTTCAGCGGTTTTGAATTACGTCATTCCCGCCAGGACCAATAAAAAATATGGAGGTACTAAATGGGGAAGCATAGGATCTGTAGTAGGCACCATTGCAGGAATGTTTATACCCATTCCTTTAGGGTTCCTGATTGGGATGTTTGCCGGAGTTTTCATTGGTGAACTGCTTCACGACAGTAAAGATATGGACAAAGCTCTAAAATCCACAAAAGGGGCATTTATCGGATTTATATACGGTACCGGATTCAGCTTTGTGATAGGTGTGGCAATGTTTTTGGTAGTAGTATTAAATATGCTTGATTACATTTAA
- a CDS encoding uracil-DNA glycosylase — MTWTEVLAPIKSTEYFTHLWEKVKQEYATTKVFPPKNQIFRALEITPFDDIEVVIIGQDPYHNDHQANGLCFSVSEQVTAPPSLKNIFIELKDDLGVVRTSKELDDWGKQGVLLLNATLTVRAHTPNSHKDLGWEKFTDFIIKEISDKKENVVFVLWGAFAQKKAELIDPAKHFILKSAHPSPFSVYRGFFGSKPFSKINEYLISKGKKPISW, encoded by the coding sequence ATGACCTGGACAGAAGTTTTAGCCCCCATAAAAAGTACTGAGTATTTTACCCATCTTTGGGAAAAGGTAAAACAAGAATATGCAACGACGAAGGTGTTTCCTCCCAAAAATCAAATTTTCAGAGCATTGGAAATTACTCCTTTTGATGATATTGAAGTGGTGATTATTGGTCAGGATCCTTATCATAATGACCACCAGGCAAACGGACTTTGTTTTTCTGTATCAGAGCAGGTAACAGCGCCGCCATCACTCAAAAATATATTTATTGAACTGAAAGATGATCTTGGTGTAGTACGGACTTCCAAAGAATTGGATGACTGGGGAAAACAAGGGGTTTTACTCCTGAATGCAACCCTGACGGTTCGTGCTCATACTCCAAACTCTCATAAAGATCTGGGGTGGGAGAAGTTTACTGACTTTATTATCAAAGAAATTTCGGATAAAAAGGAAAATGTGGTTTTTGTTTTATGGGGAGCTTTTGCGCAAAAAAAAGCCGAACTCATTGATCCGGCTAAGCATTTTATTTTGAAATCTGCGCATCCGTCACCGTTTTCTGTATACAGAGGTTTTTTTGGAAGCAAACCGTTTTCAAAAATTAATGAATATCTTATTTCGAAAGGAAAGAAACCTATCTCATGGTAG
- a CDS encoding GNAT family N-acetyltransferase — translation MKLETERLILKNIDESNVEDILRIRSNEVINRYVMRNSPKTNYDALEFILTIKERTKNNQTVYLGISLKDQSNIIGTICLWNFSEDRKVAEVGYELLPDYHRRGIMSETLGAILNYGFNELNLQEIVAITNKHNENSIGLLLKHHFILEEGKEDEGFPDNIIFSLKK, via the coding sequence ATGAAACTAGAAACAGAAAGACTAATATTAAAGAATATTGATGAAAGTAATGTAGAAGATATTCTTCGCATTCGAAGTAACGAAGTCATCAATAGATATGTTATGCGTAATTCACCAAAAACGAATTATGATGCACTGGAGTTTATTCTAACAATTAAAGAAAGAACCAAAAATAATCAAACCGTTTATTTGGGGATTTCTTTAAAAGATCAATCCAATATTATAGGAACGATTTGTTTATGGAACTTCTCTGAGGACAGAAAAGTTGCAGAGGTAGGCTACGAATTATTACCTGATTACCATAGAAGGGGAATTATGTCTGAAACACTGGGTGCCATTTTAAATTATGGTTTTAATGAACTAAACTTGCAGGAAATTGTGGCAATTACTAATAAACATAATGAGAACTCTATTGGACTTCTTTTAAAACATCATTTTATTTTGGAAGAAGGTAAAGAAGATGAAGGTTTCCCTGATAACATTATTTTTAGCTTAAAGAAATAA
- a CDS encoding endonuclease MutS2: MYINKEDLDELEFPQLLAEISPFAYSPKTREKILHLLPMEIEEAELSLKKTSEYLSSFESSNAIPFDEYEDIEAELKLMLIENYRLENSAFIKIKTLTEQIGKLQKFFPTMPETFPNLMEDASVLEFKKEIIDKVDKVFNRFGEVKSEASPILKTLRTEIQHAKKAIQENFNRALFNYGQSDFLDDIRESIIDDQRVLAVKSAYKKRVSGRVLGLSKTGSITYIQPDSVVSHYFKLRENEEEEKKEIDKILRKLTAELAEFQPQLWRYQKYIFDLDLTRAKAKFSEMINGVLPKINRHKTLKLREAFHPLLWLRNKAEKKTIHSQTLSLTEHNRIICISGPNAGGKSITLKTVGLLQLMIQSGILVPVHPKSEMFFFDKIMTDIGDNQSIENHLSTYSSRLKKMGGIIREADANTLLLIDEFGTGSDPELGGALAESFLEFFYDKKSFAIITTHYTNIKLVIEQLPNAENAAMLFNEETLEPMYKLEVGQAGSSFTFEVAEKNKIPRFIIHSAKKKVEHDIVNLDKTIVKLQQEKFEVEKLKTDLAERKESVEDKRDNLQKLNEQLQQKLFNFQKLYEDEHRKLQLGGKVEAFIESYVKGRSRKDVVKDFVKILEQEKFRKLGADKDETKRLQVVKRKITQQLKKEDVIEKIAETNEKIEEKRKVDRALWMKIGQRVRIPGSTSVGTIEKISRNKVIVNYGTFKTTINADELERI, translated from the coding sequence GTGTATATAAATAAAGAAGATTTAGACGAATTAGAGTTTCCGCAATTGCTCGCGGAAATTTCTCCTTTTGCGTATTCTCCGAAAACGAGAGAAAAAATCCTTCACCTTCTTCCAATGGAAATTGAGGAAGCAGAACTTTCTTTGAAAAAGACTTCCGAATACTTGTCGAGTTTTGAGAGTTCAAATGCTATTCCGTTTGATGAATACGAGGATATTGAGGCTGAGCTAAAATTAATGCTGATTGAAAATTATCGACTGGAGAACAGTGCTTTCATCAAAATAAAAACGCTTACAGAACAAATTGGAAAACTACAAAAGTTCTTCCCTACCATGCCGGAAACCTTTCCGAATTTAATGGAAGATGCTTCTGTTCTGGAATTTAAAAAAGAAATCATCGATAAGGTTGATAAAGTATTCAACCGTTTTGGAGAAGTAAAAAGTGAAGCTTCCCCTATTTTGAAAACTTTACGAACTGAAATTCAACATGCTAAAAAAGCGATTCAGGAGAATTTTAACCGTGCATTATTCAATTATGGACAAAGTGACTTTCTTGATGATATCCGTGAAAGTATTATTGATGACCAAAGGGTTTTAGCTGTAAAATCGGCATATAAGAAAAGAGTTTCCGGAAGGGTTTTAGGCCTTTCTAAAACAGGATCTATTACCTACATCCAGCCGGATAGTGTGGTCAGTCATTATTTCAAACTTCGGGAAAATGAAGAGGAAGAAAAGAAAGAAATAGACAAAATCCTACGAAAGCTCACTGCAGAACTAGCAGAATTTCAACCCCAGCTTTGGAGGTATCAAAAGTATATTTTTGATCTGGACCTAACAAGAGCGAAAGCCAAGTTTTCAGAAATGATCAATGGTGTGTTACCTAAAATCAACCGCCATAAAACATTGAAATTAAGGGAGGCTTTTCATCCGTTGCTATGGTTACGGAATAAAGCCGAAAAAAAGACCATTCACTCACAGACCTTAAGTTTGACTGAGCACAACAGGATTATTTGTATTTCCGGACCTAATGCCGGAGGTAAATCGATTACCCTGAAGACGGTAGGATTACTTCAATTGATGATTCAAAGTGGAATCCTTGTTCCTGTTCATCCAAAATCTGAAATGTTTTTCTTTGATAAGATCATGACAGATATTGGTGACAACCAATCGATTGAAAATCATCTATCTACCTATTCATCAAGGTTAAAGAAAATGGGCGGAATTATTCGTGAAGCCGACGCCAACACGCTCCTATTGATCGATGAATTTGGAACCGGTTCTGATCCGGAATTAGGAGGAGCACTGGCCGAAAGTTTCCTTGAGTTTTTCTATGATAAAAAGAGTTTTGCAATTATCACCACGCATTACACCAATATTAAACTGGTTATAGAGCAGCTCCCTAATGCTGAAAATGCAGCGATGCTATTTAACGAGGAAACATTGGAACCAATGTACAAACTCGAAGTCGGACAGGCAGGAAGCTCATTTACTTTCGAAGTTGCAGAAAAAAATAAGATTCCACGATTTATCATTCATTCTGCTAAGAAAAAAGTAGAACATGATATTGTAAATCTGGATAAAACGATCGTAAAACTTCAGCAGGAAAAATTTGAAGTGGAGAAACTTAAAACAGATCTTGCGGAAAGAAAAGAATCTGTTGAAGATAAGCGTGATAATCTGCAAAAACTAAATGAACAGCTTCAACAAAAACTTTTCAATTTTCAAAAACTATACGAAGATGAGCACCGTAAACTTCAGTTGGGGGGTAAGGTAGAAGCTTTCATTGAAAGTTATGTAAAAGGCAGATCCCGAAAAGATGTAGTGAAAGATTTTGTCAAGATCCTTGAACAGGAGAAGTTCAGAAAATTGGGAGCTGATAAAGATGAAACAAAACGTCTTCAAGTGGTAAAAAGGAAAATTACCCAACAGCTCAAAAAAGAAGATGTTATCGAAAAGATTGCCGAAACAAATGAAAAGATAGAAGAGAAGCGTAAAGTAGATCGTGCACTTTGGATGAAAATAGGACAGCGCGTGCGTATTCCCGGGAGTACAAGTGTAGGAACTATTGAGAAAATTTCCAGAAACAAAGTCATTGTTAATTATGGAACTTTCAAGACGACCATTAATGCTGATGAGCTGGAAAGAATTTAG
- a CDS encoding GEVED domain-containing protein, translating to MTKNLLYVFLFLIGISSFNGKNPDKISSSFSSFLFCDTNAPSSVQVSSITATSAVVTWTFDPATPDYLVRFRPVAGVVSPWATVTISNLASFTLTGLTPCSQYEVQVAKICSGTVGTWSESIIFISTLNYCLSASTDSGMMHISNVMVSPGNGSFLPMVSNSGASNYTDYRNDPSRKVNLLVGSTGNMISVTKTWNGSPSAASISVWIDLNGNGIFEATEKIMLSGSNTSASPTATFSIPPTAFQTAGTCGVTMRVMMTQALANSACGTFVYGEVEDYGVALLTSGTLSVTENHKNKEINIYPNPVSDILYINGISSHPDYEIYNMVGQKIEMGKIEDHKVNVHHLAKGVYFIQLKDKENPRRLKFIKK from the coding sequence ATGACAAAAAATCTACTCTATGTATTTCTATTCTTAATAGGAATTTCCTCTTTTAATGGTAAAAATCCAGATAAAATTTCTTCTTCTTTTTCTTCTTTTTTATTTTGTGATACCAATGCACCTTCCAGTGTTCAGGTTTCAAGCATTACTGCTACTTCTGCTGTTGTTACATGGACTTTTGATCCTGCTACACCAGATTACCTGGTAAGATTTCGGCCAGTGGCGGGAGTTGTATCCCCATGGGCTACGGTTACAATTTCTAACCTGGCATCGTTTACCCTAACCGGGCTAACGCCTTGTTCTCAATATGAGGTTCAGGTTGCTAAAATATGCTCTGGTACAGTTGGAACGTGGTCCGAATCCATCATTTTTATTTCTACCCTTAATTATTGTCTATCTGCCTCTACAGATTCCGGAATGATGCATATTTCTAATGTTATGGTAAGTCCCGGAAATGGAAGCTTTTTACCTATGGTAAGCAATTCCGGAGCATCTAATTATACGGATTACAGAAATGACCCTTCAAGAAAAGTAAATTTATTGGTTGGAAGCACAGGAAATATGATTTCGGTGACCAAAACCTGGAATGGGAGCCCTTCTGCTGCATCAATAAGTGTCTGGATTGACCTCAATGGAAATGGGATTTTTGAAGCTACGGAAAAAATTATGCTTTCTGGTTCAAATACAAGTGCTTCTCCTACTGCTACATTTTCCATTCCTCCTACAGCCTTTCAGACAGCGGGAACTTGTGGTGTTACTATGCGGGTGATGATGACGCAGGCTCTGGCGAATTCTGCCTGTGGAACATTTGTGTATGGAGAAGTTGAGGATTATGGGGTAGCTCTTTTAACAAGTGGAACATTATCAGTTACAGAAAATCACAAAAACAAAGAAATCAATATATACCCAAATCCGGTTTCAGATATTTTATACATTAATGGGATTTCTTCTCATCCGGATTATGAAATTTATAATATGGTAGGACAAAAAATTGAGATGGGAAAAATAGAAGATCATAAAGTTAATGTCCATCATCTTGCTAAGGGTGTTTATTTTATTCAACTGAAGGACAAAGAAAATCCGAGGAGGTTGAAATTTATTAAGAAATAA
- a CDS encoding acyl-CoA thioesterase produces the protein MTTEERIQASETRIFKAVFPNTTNHYDTLFGGTAMQLMDEVAFITATRFARKRVVTVSSDKIDFKKPIPAGTIVELIGTVSHVGTTSMKVNVEIYTEQMYSYERERAIVGDFTFVAIDEFKKPVQIL, from the coding sequence ATGACTACAGAAGAAAGAATTCAAGCATCCGAAACCCGAATCTTTAAAGCGGTTTTCCCTAACACGACCAATCATTACGATACCCTTTTTGGAGGAACAGCGATGCAATTGATGGATGAAGTGGCATTTATTACCGCGACTCGATTTGCAAGAAAAAGAGTGGTAACGGTAAGCAGCGACAAAATTGACTTTAAAAAACCTATTCCTGCAGGAACGATTGTGGAACTGATCGGTACTGTTTCTCACGTTGGAACGACCAGTATGAAAGTAAATGTAGAGATCTACACCGAACAAATGTATTCTTATGAAAGAGAAAGAGCCATTGTCGGGGATTTCACATTCGTAGCAATTGACGAGTTTAAAAAACCAGTTCAAATACTATAA
- a CDS encoding HD domain-containing protein encodes MKIQKEIDFILAVDALKNVQRRNYNADDSRRENTAEHSWQIIILAQVLFPYAKNRTDIDLLRVIRMLSIHDLVEIEAGDTFLFDEKAMVGKFEREKLSAQNIFGILDEPLRSEFFNLWLEFEEEQTPDAIFACAIDRIMPFILNSHTSGKSWTEASVTEGQIRNMLENAISRASDEMGEAFQFLLSKSLETEKVLK; translated from the coding sequence ATGAAAATACAAAAGGAAATCGATTTTATCTTAGCTGTAGATGCGTTAAAAAATGTACAGAGAAGAAATTACAATGCGGATGATTCACGAAGAGAAAATACGGCTGAACATTCCTGGCAGATCATTATTTTAGCACAGGTGCTTTTTCCATATGCTAAAAACAGGACGGATATAGATTTATTAAGAGTAATAAGAATGCTTTCTATTCATGATTTGGTAGAAATCGAAGCTGGAGATACATTTCTGTTTGATGAAAAAGCAATGGTGGGTAAGTTTGAAAGAGAGAAATTGTCTGCTCAAAATATTTTTGGGATCCTTGATGAGCCTTTACGTTCGGAATTTTTTAACCTTTGGCTTGAGTTTGAAGAAGAGCAGACCCCTGATGCTATTTTCGCCTGTGCCATAGACAGGATTATGCCGTTTATCCTTAATTCCCACACTTCAGGAAAAAGCTGGACAGAAGCAAGTGTTACTGAAGGGCAAATCAGAAATATGCTGGAAAATGCAATTAGCAGGGCCTCTGACGAAATGGGAGAGGCTTTCCAATTTCTACTGAGCAAAAGTCTTGAAACAGAAAAAGTTTTAAAATAA
- a CDS encoding XAC2610-related protein, producing MDRYKTLIIFIFYSSFSFGQNHFELKSGSNQYDAAITVADCDGEKCSGNGTVELRDKKTSRVVQTLNSDDLYFYLNKDQQPSVNVIQLYNEQSPLIFNDFNFDGSEDIAVRNGNESSYGGPSYDVYVYNSTKKQFVISDELTSLAFENLGMFQTDSKRKRIITFSKSGCCWHITTEYRIIPKKGLDKVFELEEDAMGGGDFVKVTRREKIKNKWIIKTKKYPIKEYYKE from the coding sequence TTGGATAGATACAAAACATTGATCATTTTTATTTTTTATAGTTCTTTCTCCTTTGGACAAAATCATTTTGAACTCAAATCAGGATCGAACCAATATGATGCTGCTATTACAGTGGCAGATTGTGATGGTGAAAAATGCAGTGGAAATGGGACTGTAGAATTAAGAGATAAGAAAACCTCCCGAGTGGTACAGACTCTGAATTCAGACGATCTTTATTTTTATTTAAACAAAGACCAGCAGCCAAGCGTCAATGTTATTCAATTGTATAATGAGCAAAGTCCGTTGATTTTTAATGACTTTAATTTTGATGGTTCTGAAGATATTGCAGTACGAAATGGAAATGAAAGCAGCTATGGCGGACCATCTTATGATGTATATGTTTATAATTCTACAAAGAAACAGTTCGTTATAAGTGATGAATTAACCAGTCTTGCTTTTGAGAACTTAGGAATGTTCCAGACCGATTCCAAAAGGAAAAGGATTATCACATTTTCTAAATCCGGCTGTTGCTGGCATATCACCACAGAATACCGGATAATTCCGAAAAAGGGACTGGATAAGGTATTTGAATTGGAAGAAGATGCCATGGGAGGTGGTGATTTTGTAAAAGTAACAAGGCGTGAAAAAATTAAAAATAAATGGATCATAAAAACAAAGAAATACCCAATCAAAGAATATTATAAAGAATAA
- a CDS encoding PadR family transcriptional regulator, whose amino-acid sequence MNTENTKAQMRKGILEFCILSLINHREMYVSDLIDELKKGKLDVVEGTLYPLLTRLKNGEFLSYRWEESTGGPPRKYYQITEKGKLFLGELLNTWNELTDSVNQITQKN is encoded by the coding sequence ATGAATACTGAAAATACCAAAGCGCAAATGCGAAAAGGGATTCTGGAATTCTGTATTTTAAGTCTTATCAATCATCGTGAAATGTATGTTTCCGACCTTATAGATGAACTAAAAAAAGGAAAACTGGATGTTGTGGAAGGCACACTCTACCCTCTTTTAACAAGATTAAAAAATGGTGAGTTTCTATCCTACAGATGGGAAGAATCAACGGGAGGTCCTCCAAGAAAATACTACCAGATTACAGAAAAAGGGAAACTGTTTTTAGGTGAACTTTTAAATACCTGGAATGAATTAACAGATTCAGTAAACCAAATTACTCAAAAAAATTAA
- a CDS encoding PspC domain-containing protein, whose translation MNKTLSIGLAGFSFTIEEHAYIKLSDYLNALRSSLDASEVDEVMHDIEIRMVEIFRDSLGKREVINDTDVEGVIAQIGTPEKIEEQEEAYYSEKNSKRTSNSGAEYSDKKQLFRDPERQKVAGVCAGLAHYVGMDITAMRAIWLGVFILGIFTAAISSSLIALLYIILWIVLPKAETAADFLKMKGKPMNFDNLKNESNKLVQFANESTQRVGEIYIENKPYINNAGNGIWNVVRYVLGGIFALMAFGCLIGVFVVFGFMGSNDFPPMNEMNFYFDSDGMRYVLMAMIVLGSLIPAMLFALLSIKLISPKTKLRNTGWVLGALILGLITVSVYFGISMAKKDMFLKGHKEDTEEISINTASDSIYVDLKQITIPQNFIGYDDDLYSDKVSVYKKDWVDVQVTRKADIKTPYLIIRKEAKGYNIPLSVSVPVEIVNNKVILPNYIKYPYDHRFRDYHIDYELVVPQKAVVISLKKDGIDFDGDLNGDGIDDDDQYDDDEDGNIRIEKNKISVNGSTIEYNSNDKDSIIINGKKVPNSKAEKIMDSVKSDIKKMKGKVDIQIKDGKDEISIKTK comes from the coding sequence ATGAACAAGACACTCTCAATAGGACTCGCAGGTTTTTCTTTTACTATAGAGGAACACGCATATATAAAGCTTAGCGATTACCTTAATGCTCTTAGAAGCTCACTGGACGCTTCAGAAGTAGACGAGGTAATGCATGACATAGAAATTAGAATGGTTGAAATCTTCAGAGATTCTTTAGGAAAAAGAGAAGTAATCAACGATACAGATGTAGAAGGGGTAATTGCACAAATCGGTACACCGGAAAAAATAGAAGAACAGGAAGAGGCTTATTATTCTGAAAAGAATTCTAAAAGAACAAGCAACTCCGGAGCAGAATACTCTGATAAAAAACAATTATTCCGCGACCCTGAAAGACAAAAAGTCGCAGGTGTTTGCGCAGGTTTAGCTCATTATGTAGGAATGGATATTACTGCCATGAGAGCAATCTGGTTAGGAGTATTTATTTTAGGAATATTTACAGCAGCCATTTCTTCTTCACTGATCGCATTGTTATATATCATTCTTTGGATCGTACTTCCAAAAGCTGAAACAGCAGCAGATTTCCTGAAAATGAAGGGAAAGCCTATGAACTTCGACAATCTTAAGAATGAGTCTAACAAATTGGTACAATTTGCCAATGAATCTACTCAGAGGGTCGGAGAAATATACATCGAAAACAAACCGTATATCAACAACGCTGGAAACGGAATCTGGAATGTAGTAAGATATGTATTAGGTGGAATCTTTGCATTGATGGCATTCGGATGTCTGATCGGAGTATTTGTAGTTTTCGGATTCATGGGAAGTAATGATTTCCCTCCGATGAATGAAATGAATTTCTACTTTGACAGTGATGGAATGAGATACGTATTAATGGCAATGATTGTTTTAGGAAGCTTAATTCCGGCAATGCTGTTCGCATTATTAAGTATTAAACTAATCTCACCAAAAACAAAACTAAGAAATACGGGTTGGGTTTTAGGAGCATTAATTCTCGGGTTAATTACAGTATCTGTTTATTTTGGTATCAGCATGGCTAAAAAAGACATGTTCCTGAAAGGTCATAAAGAAGATACAGAAGAGATATCAATTAATACAGCATCCGATAGTATTTATGTTGACCTAAAACAAATAACCATTCCTCAGAACTTTATAGGCTATGATGATGATCTTTATTCTGATAAAGTATCTGTCTACAAAAAAGATTGGGTTGATGTACAAGTAACAAGAAAAGCTGACATAAAGACTCCGTATTTAATTATTAGAAAAGAAGCAAAAGGTTACAACATTCCATTGAGCGTAAGTGTACCGGTAGAAATAGTGAATAACAAAGTGATTCTTCCTAATTACATTAAATATCCGTACGATCACCGTTTCAGAGATTATCATATTGATTATGAACTCGTAGTTCCACAAAAAGCAGTAGTAATCTCTTTAAAGAAAGACGGAATTGATTTTGACGGAGACCTGAATGGTGACGGAATTGACGATGACGACCAGTACGATGATGATGAAGATGGAAATATCAGAATTGAAAAAAATAAGATTTCGGTGAACGGATCAACAATTGAATACAATTCTAATGATAAGGACAGCATCATCATTAATGGAAAAAAAGTTCCAAATTCTAAAGCAGAAAAGATAATGGACTCTGTAAAGTCTGACATTAAAAAAATGAAAGGCAAAGTAGATATCCAGATCAAAGACGGAAAAGACGAAATATCTATAAAAACCAAATAA
- a CDS encoding 1-acyl-sn-glycerol-3-phosphate acyltransferase produces MKKLIGKLMLKLMGWKVVLQGDVNSLNKCILVVAPHTHNMEYILGNFAYWSLEKPLKIIIKDAHTKGWYGGIVKGLGGIGIDRSQKNDLVNFVAKQFAKEDFSLVITPEGTRSWVPKWRKGFYHMALAAKVPIVLAAGDFKRNIIYLGYTIPYERIATASFSDIMNEIQNYYIKNDITPKVPENWNPNIMGVENEQPAQ; encoded by the coding sequence ATGAAAAAACTAATCGGCAAATTAATGTTGAAACTCATGGGTTGGAAAGTTGTTCTTCAGGGCGACGTCAACAGCCTTAACAAGTGTATTCTTGTAGTAGCGCCGCATACCCACAATATGGAATATATATTGGGAAATTTCGCTTATTGGTCTTTAGAAAAACCGTTAAAAATAATTATCAAGGACGCTCATACCAAGGGATGGTACGGCGGAATTGTAAAAGGTCTTGGTGGAATCGGAATTGATAGAAGTCAGAAAAATGATCTTGTAAATTTCGTTGCCAAGCAATTTGCAAAAGAAGATTTCAGTCTTGTAATTACCCCTGAAGGAACGAGGAGCTGGGTACCGAAATGGAGAAAGGGTTTTTATCATATGGCTTTAGCTGCAAAAGTACCGATCGTATTGGCAGCTGGAGATTTTAAAAGAAATATTATCTATCTAGGATACACTATTCCATATGAAAGAATCGCTACAGCTTCTTTTTCTGATATCATGAATGAGATTCAAAATTATTATATCAAAAATGATATTACTCCAAAAGTGCCGGAAAACTGGAATCCTAACATAATGGGTGTCGAAAACGAACAACCTGCACAATAA
- a CDS encoding PaaI family thioesterase produces the protein MKDMTKEELLQFLNNWGEETMAKALEIKFIDIDQENETLTATMPVLPRVHQPFGILHGGASCVLAETLGSSLSNIFIDGDKYYGVGTNINSNHLRSKKDGIITGTARFIRKGRTMHVSEIEIRDEKGQLINHTTMTNNIINK, from the coding sequence ATGAAAGACATGACCAAAGAAGAGCTATTACAATTCCTCAACAATTGGGGAGAAGAAACTATGGCTAAAGCTCTTGAAATAAAATTTATTGATATTGATCAGGAGAATGAAACACTAACGGCAACGATGCCAGTCCTACCAAGGGTTCATCAGCCGTTTGGTATTTTACATGGAGGTGCAAGCTGTGTTTTAGCTGAAACCCTAGGTTCCAGCCTGTCTAATATTTTCATCGACGGTGATAAATATTATGGGGTAGGCACCAATATTAATTCTAATCATTTAAGAAGTAAAAAAGATGGAATTATAACCGGAACAGCACGCTTTATAAGAAAAGGAAGAACAATGCACGTTTCAGAAATTGAAATTCGTGACGAAAAAGGACAATTGATCAACCATACGACCATGACTAATAATATTATCAACAAATAA